One Amorphoplanes digitatis genomic window carries:
- a CDS encoding RNA polymerase sigma factor, with product MDSRAVEVEELARAAAAGDPAALHALLTVLRPDVLRICARFLPNREDAEDACQDALLALTRSIGGFEGRSSFRTWLYGLTANRARSTYQRLRGRFLAESGGVPLPDRPDPRRTSVVAGTRLDLLDALERLRPDLAEAVVLRDLLDLSYADIAALTAVPEGTVKSRIHQGRTQLRVRLLPEPECTAG from the coding sequence GTGGACAGCCGAGCGGTCGAGGTCGAGGAGTTGGCGCGCGCGGCCGCCGCCGGCGATCCCGCCGCGCTGCACGCCCTCCTGACCGTGCTTCGCCCGGACGTGCTGCGGATCTGTGCCCGGTTCCTGCCGAACCGTGAGGACGCCGAGGACGCCTGCCAGGACGCGCTGCTCGCGCTCACCCGGTCGATCGGCGGCTTCGAGGGCCGCTCGTCGTTCCGCACCTGGCTGTACGGCCTGACCGCCAACCGCGCCAGGTCGACCTACCAGCGGCTGCGCGGCCGCTTCCTGGCCGAGTCGGGCGGCGTGCCGCTGCCCGACCGCCCCGACCCCCGCAGAACCAGCGTGGTGGCCGGCACCCGCCTCGACCTGCTCGACGCGCTGGAGCGGCTCCGGCCCGACCTCGCCGAGGCGGTGGTCCTGCGGGACCTGCTCGACCTCAGCTACGCCGACATCGCCGCCCTGACGGCGGTGCCGGAGGGCACCGTGAAGTCCCGCATTCACCAGGGCCGTACGCAGCTGCGCGTACGCCTGCTGCCGGAACCGGAATGCACCGCCGGCTGA
- a CDS encoding SDR family oxidoreductase has translation MKIVVIGGTGLIGAKLVARLRDQGHEAVAASPNTGVDTLTGDGLAGALAGASVVIDVSNSPSFEDSAVMSFFETSTRNLLAAEAVAGVAHHVALSVVGTDRLPESGYFRAKIAQEQLIGKASIPYSIVHATQFFEFVGSIADAATVDGTVRVAPVMFQPIAGDDVARAVARVAVGPPLNGHVEVAGPERVRMDEFFREALAARNDPRTVVADPHARYFGAELGEGTLVPDGDTVLAETRYRDWRRPVSPSPRLP, from the coding sequence ATGAAGATCGTCGTAATCGGTGGTACCGGCCTGATCGGTGCGAAGCTCGTGGCGAGGCTTCGGGATCAGGGCCACGAGGCGGTCGCGGCATCACCGAACACCGGGGTCGACACGCTCACCGGTGACGGACTCGCCGGCGCGCTGGCCGGCGCGTCCGTGGTGATCGACGTCTCCAACTCGCCGTCCTTCGAGGACAGCGCGGTGATGAGCTTCTTCGAGACCTCCACGCGTAATCTGCTCGCCGCCGAGGCGGTCGCCGGCGTCGCACACCACGTCGCGCTGTCGGTGGTGGGGACCGACCGTCTACCCGAGAGCGGCTACTTCCGGGCGAAGATCGCTCAGGAGCAGCTGATCGGGAAAGCCTCTATCCCGTACTCGATCGTGCACGCGACACAGTTCTTCGAGTTCGTGGGCAGCATCGCCGACGCCGCCACCGTCGACGGCACGGTCCGGGTGGCCCCGGTGATGTTCCAGCCGATCGCGGGCGACGACGTCGCCCGGGCGGTGGCCCGGGTCGCCGTCGGGCCGCCGCTCAACGGCCACGTCGAGGTCGCCGGGCCCGAGCGGGTCCGGATGGACGAATTCTTCCGGGAGGCCCTGGCCGCCCGGAACGATCCGCGTACGGTCGTGGCGGATCCTCATGCCCGCTACTTCGGAGCTGAGCTCGGCGAGGGCACGCTGGTGCCCGACGGTGACACGGTCCTCGCCGAGACCCGCTACCGCGACTGGCGCCGCCCGGTCAGCCCTTCACCGCGCCTGCCGTGA
- a CDS encoding serine/threonine-protein kinase → MTGPGQIGAYRIERLLGAGSFATVWLGHDPALDAHVAIKVLADNWSHDLRVRERFQQEARLLWRLADERVVRVHAVGELPDGRPYSVMEFAEGGSLRDRLEQGELPPAEALRVLREIAAGVAVLHRHRIVHRDLTPGNILFRRERVLIADLGLAKALAAASGLTARAGTPGYMAPEQDDPLSAVDTSADVYGLGRLGLRLLGTGVPKGVAALLRRSTARNPRDRPPDAAAFAAELDRAVSGGGFTPLRRATIIAAAAVVLALVPSEAALPEGPRTASDGTGRLTVVLPAGWRAAGSGWAGRPGGDGRLAPALVISPDPSRWQTDPGVPGAFIGLPHSAGPRPTAAGFVAEHPHASCTAAPVRHGEWVVARFTCAGPKPVIIEAARARPDALMYVQIAPEARTTDQEIDALLGLISGPRP, encoded by the coding sequence ATGACCGGACCGGGGCAGATCGGCGCGTACCGCATAGAACGGTTGCTCGGCGCCGGGTCGTTCGCCACCGTGTGGCTCGGCCACGACCCGGCGCTGGACGCCCACGTGGCGATCAAGGTGCTGGCCGACAACTGGTCACATGATCTACGCGTACGGGAACGCTTCCAGCAGGAGGCCCGGCTGCTGTGGCGGCTGGCCGACGAACGGGTGGTGCGGGTGCACGCCGTCGGCGAACTGCCGGACGGCCGCCCGTACTCGGTGATGGAGTTCGCCGAGGGCGGCAGCCTGCGCGACCGGCTCGAACAGGGTGAGCTGCCGCCCGCCGAGGCCCTGCGGGTGCTGCGGGAGATCGCCGCGGGCGTCGCCGTGCTGCACCGGCACCGCATCGTGCATCGCGACCTGACCCCGGGCAACATCCTGTTCCGGCGGGAGCGGGTGCTGATCGCCGACCTCGGGCTGGCGAAGGCGCTCGCGGCCGCGTCGGGCCTGACCGCGCGGGCCGGCACACCCGGCTACATGGCACCGGAGCAGGACGACCCGCTGTCCGCGGTGGACACCAGCGCCGACGTGTACGGGCTGGGCAGGCTCGGCCTCCGGCTGCTGGGCACCGGCGTACCCAAGGGTGTCGCCGCGCTGCTGCGCCGGTCGACGGCGCGCAACCCACGGGACCGCCCGCCGGACGCGGCCGCCTTCGCGGCGGAGCTCGACCGCGCCGTCTCCGGTGGCGGGTTCACCCCGCTCCGGCGCGCGACGATCATCGCCGCGGCCGCCGTGGTCCTGGCTCTTGTTCCCTCCGAGGCCGCGCTCCCCGAGGGTCCGCGCACGGCGAGTGACGGCACCGGGCGGCTGACGGTGGTGCTGCCCGCCGGGTGGCGCGCCGCGGGGTCCGGCTGGGCCGGGCGTCCCGGCGGGGACGGCCGCCTGGCACCCGCCCTGGTGATCTCCCCGGATCCGTCGCGGTGGCAGACCGATCCGGGTGTGCCCGGCGCGTTCATCGGGCTGCCGCACAGCGCCGGGCCGCGCCCGACGGCGGCCGGGTTCGTCGCGGAGCACCCGCACGCGAGCTGCACGGCGGCACCGGTACGGCACGGCGAGTGGGTCGTGGCCCGCTTCACCTGCGCCGGCCCCAAGCCGGTGATCATCGAGGCGGCCCGGGCTCGCCCCGACGCCCTGATGTACGTGCAGATCGCCCCCGAGGCACGAACGACCGATCAGGAGATCGACGCGCTGCTCGGGCTGATCAGCGGACCACGACCGTGA